One genomic segment of Chitinophaga sancti includes these proteins:
- a CDS encoding response regulator produces the protein MNKIKNVCVVDDDELFQFVMRQHFERLELVEKIHKFTDGEQALNYIKQNLNEPDNLPDLILLDVNMPYMDGWQFLREYVKLTLPADKQIKVYVLTSSTHESDLQKAKEFPFLAGYLVKPIGKNIIKEILTELLPA, from the coding sequence ATGAATAAGATTAAAAATGTTTGCGTTGTTGATGATGATGAATTATTTCAATTTGTCATGCGGCAGCATTTTGAAAGACTGGAACTGGTGGAAAAGATCCATAAGTTTACTGATGGAGAACAGGCTTTGAACTACATAAAACAAAATCTGAATGAGCCGGATAATCTCCCTGATCTGATCCTGCTGGATGTAAATATGCCCTATATGGATGGGTGGCAGTTTCTGCGGGAATACGTAAAGTTAACGTTGCCTGCAGACAAGCAGATTAAAGTGTATGTACTGACCAGTTCTACACATGAAAGTGATTTGCAGAAAGCGAAGGAGTTTCCTTTTCTGGCAGGCTACCTTGTTAAACCAATTGGAAAGAATATTATCAAAGAAATATTAACAGAATTATTGCCAGCATAA
- a CDS encoding SDR family NAD(P)-dependent oxidoreductase, which produces MTRVMHENDINFTGKIVWITGASSGIGEALAVLLAQKKARLILTARRASALLALSARLDTAVKVLPADLYTADVAALTADALAAFGGIDIVIHAAGMGQRSLAVETPVKVYRQLMEINFFAPVAITGSLLPVCNAHMVVIGSMSGLIGFPGRTGYAASKHALKGYFETLQVEQDVPVTIVSPGRVQTNLSLSAITASGEAHGVMDEAQIKGIPVMECAARILEGVAKRKKHVIIARKEKYLYWLHGWWPSIYYKVAKKYSFTKGK; this is translated from the coding sequence ATGACCAGGGTCATGCATGAGAATGATATAAATTTTACGGGAAAAATAGTGTGGATCACGGGAGCTTCTTCAGGAATTGGAGAGGCGCTGGCCGTATTGCTGGCACAGAAAAAGGCGCGGTTGATATTGACAGCAAGAAGGGCATCGGCTTTACTGGCTTTGTCAGCGCGATTGGATACTGCTGTGAAAGTATTACCGGCAGATCTGTATACAGCCGATGTTGCCGCATTGACCGCAGATGCATTGGCCGCCTTTGGCGGGATTGATATAGTGATACATGCAGCGGGAATGGGGCAAAGATCGCTGGCGGTGGAAACGCCGGTCAAAGTATACAGGCAGTTGATGGAGATTAATTTCTTTGCACCAGTCGCGATCACGGGATCTTTATTGCCCGTTTGTAATGCGCATATGGTGGTGATAGGGAGTATGTCGGGATTGATAGGATTTCCGGGGAGGACAGGGTACGCGGCGAGTAAACATGCATTAAAGGGGTATTTTGAAACGTTGCAGGTGGAGCAGGATGTGCCGGTGACGATTGTGAGTCCGGGTAGGGTGCAGACAAATTTATCACTGTCGGCGATTACGGCAAGTGGGGAGGCGCATGGGGTGATGGATGAAGCACAAATAAAAGGCATTCCGGTCATGGAATGCGCTGCACGAATATTAGAAGGAGTCGCAAAGCGGAAAAAACATGTAATTATTGCACGGAAGGAGAAGTATCTATATTGGTTGCATGGGTGGTGGCCATCCATCTACTATAAGGTTGCAAAAAAATACTCATTTACCAAAGGCAAATGA
- a CDS encoding PAS domain S-box protein has translation MVQIKTFNPVNNWWGAIAAAFEDGYIAINQAGQIVAFNPSALEILQISEAQMEDPDWWKSTSAGALGSLLQEQKEFVGLKIRQDVPHKKDCWLHVTGKALHTSTETGYILTFRDVTGYLEINRSLNTIISSLDDIILEMTIDGIILHVWMNRSARLTLPWMEMQGKSAYHYMPDRLKKEIQQLIREVVTSGKEVVRVMQDPLDGDQQVWYRIRLLKPGTANNTIILSIHDVTAEYKANQELKEARTQLEDSQQVFKSVFDYSPTGIALLSLDGQWLDVNTSLLDTLGYTHEEMLGMSARTLIHPDDLDIATAQIQQITDRKINSYRAEQRYRHHDGHYIYMYLACSAMLNPDETIRYLIVQMIDVTELKHLDSEARKKNIILHATSIDLQQKIKQLFELNQIIAHNLRGPATALISSVELLPELKDMEEEQALLNHMKNSANSIINTLNDLKEVLAQQANTDLPFTQCDLEDITSQLWSSLNQQVVEKNAQLNMHFQIPVLFYCRPYLENILFHLINNALTYTRPEAPPEITIGTWQDEDQVVLMVKDNGIGIDLQKHGEQLFRYKKKFHRGYESKGVGLFMVRNQIRTFGGSLDVKSEVGKGSSFFVYFNNRVHITKEDE, from the coding sequence ATGGTGCAAATTAAAACCTTTAACCCCGTGAACAATTGGTGGGGCGCAATAGCCGCCGCATTCGAAGATGGCTATATCGCTATTAACCAGGCAGGTCAGATCGTAGCCTTTAATCCCTCCGCATTGGAGATCCTGCAGATCTCTGAAGCTCAGATGGAGGATCCTGACTGGTGGAAAAGCACGTCTGCCGGTGCTTTAGGAAGCCTGTTGCAGGAGCAGAAAGAATTCGTAGGTCTTAAGATCCGGCAGGATGTACCTCACAAAAAGGACTGCTGGCTGCATGTCACCGGCAAGGCTTTGCACACATCTACCGAGACTGGCTATATCCTCACTTTCAGAGATGTGACCGGTTACCTTGAAATCAACCGTTCGCTCAATACCATCATCTCTTCCCTGGATGATATCATCCTCGAAATGACAATCGATGGCATCATCCTGCATGTATGGATGAACCGGAGCGCCCGCCTGACTCTGCCCTGGATGGAGATGCAGGGCAAATCTGCCTATCATTACATGCCTGATCGTTTAAAAAAGGAAATTCAGCAATTGATCCGTGAAGTGGTTACCTCCGGCAAGGAGGTCGTGAGGGTAATGCAGGATCCTTTGGATGGAGATCAACAGGTATGGTACCGCATCCGCCTGCTCAAACCCGGCACTGCCAATAATACCATTATCCTCAGCATACACGATGTCACCGCCGAATACAAGGCGAACCAGGAACTCAAAGAGGCCCGTACCCAGCTGGAAGATAGTCAGCAGGTATTTAAGAGCGTATTTGACTATTCGCCTACCGGCATCGCCCTGTTATCGCTGGATGGCCAATGGCTGGATGTAAACACCTCACTATTGGATACCCTGGGGTATACCCATGAGGAAATGTTAGGCATGAGTGCCCGCACCCTCATTCATCCTGACGACCTGGATATAGCCACCGCCCAGATCCAGCAGATCACTGACCGGAAGATCAATAGCTACAGAGCAGAACAACGATACCGGCATCATGACGGGCATTATATCTATATGTACCTGGCCTGCTCGGCGATGCTGAACCCCGATGAAACCATCCGTTACCTGATCGTTCAGATGATCGACGTGACGGAACTAAAACACCTTGATTCGGAAGCCAGAAAGAAAAACATCATCCTACATGCCACTTCTATTGACCTCCAGCAAAAGATCAAACAACTTTTCGAACTCAACCAGATCATTGCCCATAACTTGCGGGGGCCAGCTACAGCCCTTATCAGTTCAGTAGAGCTCTTACCTGAACTGAAAGACATGGAGGAAGAGCAGGCCCTGCTCAATCACATGAAAAATTCAGCGAATTCGATTATCAATACCCTCAATGACCTGAAAGAAGTGCTGGCACAGCAGGCCAATACAGATCTGCCCTTTACCCAATGTGATCTGGAAGATATAACCAGTCAGTTGTGGAGCTCGCTCAATCAGCAGGTTGTGGAGAAAAATGCTCAATTGAATATGCATTTTCAAATTCCAGTCTTATTTTACTGTCGCCCGTATTTGGAAAATATTTTATTTCATTTGATAAACAATGCATTAACTTATACCCGCCCGGAAGCTCCGCCTGAAATTACTATTGGTACCTGGCAGGATGAGGACCAGGTCGTATTGATGGTAAAGGATAATGGCATAGGTATTGACCTCCAAAAGCACGGAGAGCAGTTGTTCAGGTATAAGAAGAAGTTTCATCGTGGTTATGAAAGTAAGGGAGTGGGCCTTTTTATGGTCCGGAATCAAATCCGGACTTTCGGTGGAAGTTTGGATGTAAAGAGTGAAGTAGGAAAAGGAAGTAGTTTCTTTGTTTATTTTAATAACCGGGTACACATAACGAAGGAAGATGAATAA
- a CDS encoding MBL fold metallo-hydrolase, translating into MKIEQIYTGCLAHGAYYIESDGVAAIIDPLREVAPYIQKAATADASIKYVLETHFHADFVSGHLELSAITGATIVYGPTAQPGFPAYVANDNEFLFLGKCTIQVLHTPGHTPESTSYLLYDEFNKPVALFSGDTLFIGDVGRPDLTQKATDMTREELAGVLFDSLRNKIMTLPGDITIYPGHGAGSACGKNMSRETTDTLANQLATNYALRKNMTRDEFIIEVTTGLTTPPAYFPENVRLNKEGATEMGTVLSRGLQALLPEDFEAIADEAGALILDARDPEEFATGFIPGAINIGIDGSFAPWAGTLIPNIEQPILIVAPTGREEEVIVRLARVGYDFTMGFLKGGMLSWMEAGKPIDRVITVEASSLTGGEHIVDVRRKSEFESEHVMDAIHAPLDYINDSMQLLDKEKLYYIHCAAGYRSMMFISILKARGFSHLVDVRGGLKAIREANRLQLTEYVCPQTLL; encoded by the coding sequence ATGAAAATAGAACAAATTTATACAGGATGTCTCGCACATGGGGCTTACTACATCGAAAGCGATGGAGTAGCAGCTATCATCGATCCCCTGCGCGAAGTGGCTCCCTATATCCAAAAGGCCGCCACTGCCGACGCCAGTATAAAATATGTTCTGGAAACACACTTCCACGCTGACTTTGTTTCAGGCCACCTGGAGTTGTCCGCTATTACCGGCGCCACCATCGTCTATGGCCCTACGGCACAACCAGGTTTCCCCGCCTATGTAGCAAACGACAATGAATTTCTGTTCTTAGGCAAATGCACTATCCAGGTGTTACATACACCTGGGCACACACCAGAGTCTACATCTTATCTATTATACGACGAGTTTAATAAACCGGTGGCCCTGTTCTCAGGAGATACCCTCTTTATTGGCGATGTAGGACGTCCTGATCTGACCCAAAAGGCTACAGACATGACCAGGGAAGAATTGGCCGGTGTGCTTTTCGATTCCCTGCGCAACAAGATCATGACATTACCTGGTGATATCACTATCTATCCCGGTCATGGTGCAGGTAGTGCCTGTGGTAAAAATATGAGCCGCGAAACCACCGATACGCTGGCTAACCAGCTTGCGACAAACTATGCTTTGCGCAAAAATATGACCCGCGATGAATTTATCATAGAAGTAACGACCGGTCTCACTACACCGCCTGCTTACTTCCCTGAAAATGTGCGGTTAAACAAAGAAGGGGCTACTGAAATGGGTACCGTTTTGTCAAGAGGTCTCCAGGCATTACTGCCAGAAGATTTCGAAGCTATCGCAGACGAAGCAGGTGCACTCATTCTCGATGCCCGTGATCCTGAAGAATTTGCTACCGGTTTTATCCCCGGTGCTATTAATATCGGTATTGATGGCAGCTTTGCTCCGTGGGCTGGCACCCTCATTCCGAATATAGAACAACCCATTCTCATCGTAGCGCCAACAGGCCGGGAAGAGGAAGTGATCGTCCGTCTCGCCAGGGTGGGATATGATTTTACCATGGGTTTTCTGAAAGGTGGTATGCTCTCCTGGATGGAGGCCGGTAAGCCTATAGACAGGGTCATTACGGTAGAAGCCAGTTCCCTCACAGGTGGGGAGCATATCGTGGATGTACGCCGCAAAAGTGAGTTTGAAAGCGAACACGTAATGGACGCTATCCATGCGCCGCTGGATTATATCAATGACAGCATGCAACTGTTGGATAAAGAGAAATTGTACTACATACATTGTGCAGCCGGTTATCGCTCCATGATGTTTATCTCCATACTAAAAGCCAGGGGCTTTAGCCACCTGGTAGATGTTAGAGGTGGGCTCAAGGCAATCCGCGAAGCAAACAGGCTTCAGTTGACTGAATATGTGTGTCCTCAAACCCTACTCTGA
- a CDS encoding RagB/SusD family nutrient uptake outer membrane protein produces MNKSLIIFSLLFAAACNKLEEDPNSIVTASQFYKTQSDAVSAVAAVYSTLNTDAAGDFVIYGRDLNLLTGNGSDDQIFSPSNTNTDVRALGTATYVPANDRIKKNWQQHYFGISRANVAIDNIPDIDFDTTLRARLVREAKFIRGLLYFNIVRFWGDAPLVLHDPTSIDVNAQKIKRSPKDSVYAQIISDLNEATLLPKTYTGADVGRATSGAAHALLAKVYLTRREWAKAATELTTVINGGYGYALFDNFLDVFQQATKNGKEHIFSVQFGTNLGAKNSTNSLSSSNFSSFNPAVYPGDQPADSTLYQLFASFDARRDVTFFTQLYNAATGKYVQFGAARFAKFIDYSISPLTNQSISGINYPVIRYADVLLMQAEVLNEINGPTADAYAAINQVRARAKISNLTAGLSQAAFRDSVFHERRKEFIQEGNRWFDLSRRGGTYLYDALRVYPAKTGAAVKDTLYPIPQSEIDINNELTQNPGW; encoded by the coding sequence ATGAACAAATCACTCATCATATTTTCTTTACTTTTCGCTGCTGCCTGCAACAAGCTGGAAGAAGATCCGAACTCCATCGTCACGGCATCGCAATTCTATAAAACGCAGTCAGACGCCGTTTCTGCCGTAGCAGCGGTTTACAGCACACTCAATACCGATGCTGCCGGCGACTTCGTGATCTATGGCCGTGACCTGAACCTCTTAACAGGCAACGGTAGTGATGACCAGATCTTCAGTCCATCCAATACCAATACCGATGTACGTGCATTAGGTACTGCGACATATGTACCTGCTAATGACCGTATCAAAAAGAACTGGCAACAACACTATTTCGGTATCAGCCGTGCCAATGTGGCGATAGACAATATTCCGGATATAGACTTCGATACCACCCTTCGTGCAAGACTGGTACGCGAAGCTAAATTCATCAGGGGCTTACTGTATTTTAATATTGTACGTTTCTGGGGCGATGCGCCTTTGGTGCTGCATGATCCTACCAGCATAGATGTGAATGCACAAAAGATAAAACGGAGTCCAAAAGATAGTGTCTACGCACAGATCATTTCAGATCTGAATGAAGCGACCCTGTTGCCTAAGACATACACCGGTGCTGATGTAGGCCGTGCAACCAGTGGCGCGGCCCATGCATTGCTTGCGAAGGTTTATCTCACCAGAAGAGAATGGGCAAAAGCCGCAACAGAACTCACCACGGTGATCAATGGTGGTTATGGCTACGCCTTATTTGATAACTTCCTCGATGTATTCCAGCAGGCGACCAAGAATGGCAAAGAACATATCTTCTCTGTACAATTTGGTACCAACCTTGGCGCAAAGAACAGTACCAATTCCCTGAGCAGTAGTAATTTTAGCTCTTTCAATCCCGCTGTATATCCCGGCGATCAGCCTGCAGACAGTACTTTGTATCAATTGTTCGCCAGCTTTGATGCCCGTCGTGACGTGACGTTCTTTACACAGTTATATAATGCTGCCACCGGCAAGTATGTACAATTCGGCGCCGCGCGCTTCGCCAAGTTCATCGACTATTCCATTTCTCCTTTGACGAATCAGTCCATCAGTGGTATCAACTATCCTGTGATCCGCTATGCAGATGTACTGCTCATGCAGGCCGAAGTACTGAATGAAATCAATGGTCCTACAGCCGATGCCTATGCTGCTATCAACCAGGTAAGGGCCAGGGCAAAGATCAGTAACCTCACAGCTGGTTTGAGTCAGGCAGCTTTTCGTGATTCTGTATTCCATGAAAGAAGAAAGGAATTCATACAGGAAGGCAATCGCTGGTTCGACTTGTCGAGAAGGGGAGGCACTTACCTGTACGATGCACTCAGGGTGTATCCTGCCAAGACAGGCGCTGCTGTGAAAGATACACTCTACCCGATCCCACAATCTGAAATAGATATTAATAACGAACTGACACAAAATCCCGGTTGGTAA
- a CDS encoding aldose 1-epimerase family protein, translating into MPELKNGQLHVVIAEKGAELRKVTRTDLHQEYLWNADPAYWAKTSPVLFPIVGTIKNNTYTFEGKNYTLSRHGFARDNVFAVTSQSDTQVTFELNSNEETLKVYPFHFRFAVIYAIEGAKLTVTYQVENKGAADMYFSVGAHPAFKVPLEEGVTYEDYYLAFNKVEDTRLYLLSDAGFVEKTPVPFLEHTQRLDLKKSLFYKDALVFKDLASNAISIKSDKKPHGLTLQFDGFPFMGIWAAIDADFVCIEPWCGVADNVDATGELTEKEGINQLGAKQVFERSWTADFF; encoded by the coding sequence ATGCCTGAATTGAAGAACGGACAGTTGCACGTAGTCATAGCTGAAAAAGGAGCGGAGCTCCGCAAGGTAACCCGTACAGACCTGCACCAGGAGTATCTCTGGAATGCAGACCCCGCTTACTGGGCCAAAACCAGCCCTGTATTATTTCCTATAGTGGGTACCATAAAGAATAATACCTACACGTTTGAAGGAAAAAATTACACACTCAGCAGGCATGGTTTTGCAAGGGACAATGTATTTGCTGTTACTTCGCAGAGCGATACCCAGGTTACGTTCGAACTGAATAGTAATGAAGAAACCCTGAAAGTATACCCCTTTCATTTCCGTTTTGCTGTCATTTATGCAATTGAAGGTGCAAAGCTCACTGTTACTTACCAGGTGGAAAATAAAGGTGCGGCAGACATGTATTTCTCTGTAGGTGCACATCCTGCATTCAAAGTGCCTTTGGAAGAAGGAGTCACTTACGAGGATTACTACCTTGCGTTTAATAAAGTAGAAGATACCCGTTTATATCTCCTGTCTGATGCAGGATTTGTGGAAAAGACACCTGTTCCTTTCCTGGAGCATACCCAGCGCCTGGACCTGAAGAAATCCCTCTTTTATAAGGATGCACTGGTATTTAAGGATCTTGCTTCCAATGCGATCTCTATTAAAAGCGATAAGAAACCACATGGTCTTACATTGCAATTTGATGGATTTCCATTCATGGGTATCTGGGCGGCGATAGATGCAGACTTTGTTTGCATCGAACCGTGGTGTGGTGTAGCGGATAATGTAGATGCTACAGGAGAACTTACAGAAAAGGAAGGGATCAATCAACTGGGGGCTAAACAGGTATTTGAGAGAAGCTGGACAGCGGACTTCTTTTAA
- a CDS encoding TonB-dependent receptor — MKKVLLLISLTLGLAPVTSYAQTVNEPVINSTLTGIVVDSKSQTPLIGALVRIKGTTNQVLTDNKGKFFFKTGQKLPYVLEAIYIGYKKQEIEATNSPLTITLVENESQLNEVVVVGYGTQRKSDLTGAVASVNKGLLSQPAASFDNLLQGSVPGINVTQSSGAPGATATIRVRGGNSISFGNAPLYVIDGFIIYNNNDNVNTSASNGVGVNALSTINPSDIESIEILKDASATAIYGSRGANGVVVITTKRGKRGRDEISYSTYFGQQQVRKKLKLLNASQWASLINDVNTSTGSAKTYSDSAIAALGAGTDWQSAALRKAPIQNHELSVSGGDDKSRYLISGNYFNQDGIVVNTGFKRYSGRINYERNIGDKLKVSTNIFGSQSIEDKLYGNSYNSINFQSTAFANLLQVSPVVPVYNANGTYYTASPYSSIPTNPIQDFKSTINRTYIRRILGNASAEYKILKDLTLKVTGGTDLINTKQNYYSPSYAGSPAGNSTGYAAQGYASVGSIAASTWINENTLTWDHTFSSKHFLNVLAGYTTQHQEDQSAVASAQKFPNDLTTFNNLNYAGTAVLSTSDAHESSLNSYLARASYSYNHIYNVTISLRADGSSKLGKNNRWGYFPSLGISWNAGRENFFRPASEIVNDLKLRASVGRTGNSEVPPYSSLAALSPSNYYFNGSLVTGIAPTQIANPNLKWETTTQYNVGLDAGFFNNRLTFTFDAYYKKTTDLLLNVPFPLYSGYSSVLQNVGSVENKGVELSLSSDNIKSSSFTWKTTAVFAVNRNKILSLGQGTDYYFPLAPTGYVSPVIVKVGLPVGSFWGYNTAGLLTAADVAKGVPYLTGVSQQVGDTKYVDTNGDGAITTADKHYLGSAQPKFTFGLSNTLAYKGFDLSVFFQGSYGNKIFNFLQQKLEIPTLSLNASATLLDRYSATNPNGKVAKATNAPVAQVTDRYVEDGSYVKLKTLSLGYSIPRDVIRPLHISQLRVYVSAQNIWTWTKYTGLDPEVNFFDSDNTKQGIDYGAYPSTKGFLAGLNLTF; from the coding sequence ATGAAAAAAGTTCTCTTGCTCATCTCACTCACCCTGGGATTAGCACCTGTAACGTCGTATGCGCAAACAGTGAATGAACCAGTCATCAACTCCACACTCACCGGCATTGTCGTAGACAGCAAATCCCAAACCCCGCTCATCGGGGCTTTGGTAAGGATCAAAGGTACCACCAACCAGGTGCTCACTGACAATAAAGGGAAGTTCTTCTTCAAAACAGGACAAAAACTTCCCTACGTACTCGAAGCAATTTATATAGGGTACAAAAAGCAGGAGATCGAAGCCACCAACTCACCACTCACCATCACGCTGGTCGAAAACGAAAGCCAGCTCAACGAAGTCGTAGTAGTAGGTTATGGCACCCAGCGCAAAAGTGACCTCACCGGCGCCGTCGCCAGCGTGAACAAAGGATTGCTGTCACAACCCGCTGCTTCTTTCGACAATTTATTGCAAGGCTCTGTACCAGGTATCAATGTCACCCAGAGCTCCGGTGCACCCGGTGCCACCGCCACTATCCGTGTAAGAGGTGGCAACTCCATCAGCTTTGGCAACGCCCCTCTTTACGTGATCGATGGCTTTATCATTTATAATAACAATGATAATGTAAACACCAGCGCGTCCAACGGGGTAGGGGTGAACGCCCTCTCTACCATCAATCCCAGCGATATAGAAAGTATCGAAATCCTCAAAGATGCTTCTGCCACCGCTATCTATGGCTCCCGTGGTGCAAATGGGGTAGTGGTGATCACCACCAAAAGAGGGAAACGCGGCCGTGACGAAATTAGCTATAGTACCTACTTTGGCCAGCAACAGGTGCGTAAAAAACTGAAGCTGCTCAATGCCTCCCAATGGGCCTCTCTCATCAATGATGTGAATACAAGCACAGGCAGCGCCAAAACCTACAGCGACTCTGCCATCGCTGCCCTCGGAGCCGGTACTGACTGGCAATCCGCCGCGCTTCGCAAAGCACCCATTCAAAACCATGAGCTCTCTGTATCTGGTGGCGACGATAAATCGAGGTACCTCATCTCCGGCAACTACTTCAACCAGGACGGAATTGTTGTGAACACCGGTTTCAAACGCTACTCCGGCAGGATCAACTATGAACGAAACATCGGCGACAAACTGAAAGTCTCCACCAATATATTCGGTAGCCAATCCATCGAGGATAAACTCTATGGAAATAGCTATAACAGCATCAACTTCCAGAGCACCGCCTTCGCCAATTTATTACAGGTGTCACCCGTTGTGCCCGTCTACAATGCAAACGGCACCTATTATACGGCCAGCCCTTATTCCTCAATTCCTACCAACCCTATTCAGGATTTTAAATCCACCATTAACCGTACTTACATCCGTCGTATTCTCGGCAACGCCTCCGCAGAATACAAGATTCTCAAAGACCTCACCCTCAAAGTTACAGGCGGTACTGACCTCATTAATACCAAGCAAAATTATTACTCTCCCAGCTACGCGGGTTCGCCAGCTGGCAACAGCACCGGTTATGCTGCACAGGGCTATGCATCTGTGGGTAGTATTGCCGCATCTACCTGGATCAATGAAAACACCCTCACCTGGGATCATACTTTCAGCAGTAAGCACTTCCTGAATGTACTGGCTGGTTATACTACCCAGCACCAGGAAGACCAGTCTGCCGTAGCCAGCGCACAGAAATTCCCCAATGACCTGACTACATTCAATAACCTGAACTATGCAGGTACTGCTGTACTCTCTACCTCCGATGCACATGAATCATCATTGAACTCATACCTCGCAAGAGCCAGTTATTCTTACAACCATATATACAATGTAACGATCTCCCTGCGTGCAGATGGTTCTTCCAAACTGGGTAAGAATAACCGCTGGGGTTACTTCCCTTCTCTTGGTATCTCGTGGAATGCAGGCAGGGAAAACTTCTTCCGTCCTGCCAGTGAAATCGTGAATGACCTGAAATTACGTGCATCTGTAGGTCGTACCGGCAACTCCGAAGTACCACCTTACAGTTCACTGGCAGCACTGTCACCCAGCAATTACTACTTCAATGGTTCGCTGGTTACAGGTATCGCTCCTACACAGATCGCCAATCCCAATCTGAAATGGGAGACCACCACTCAATACAATGTAGGTCTGGATGCAGGCTTCTTCAATAACCGCCTCACCTTTACCTTCGATGCCTATTATAAGAAAACGACAGACCTGCTGCTGAATGTACCATTCCCGCTCTATTCAGGGTATTCCAGTGTATTGCAGAATGTGGGTAGCGTAGAGAACAAAGGAGTGGAGCTGAGTCTCTCATCTGATAATATCAAAAGCAGTTCTTTTACCTGGAAGACCACCGCTGTCTTTGCTGTGAACCGAAACAAGATCCTGAGCCTGGGTCAGGGAACCGATTACTACTTCCCTTTGGCGCCAACAGGATATGTATCGCCGGTGATTGTAAAAGTTGGTTTGCCTGTCGGCAGTTTCTGGGGATATAATACCGCAGGGTTGCTTACCGCTGCAGACGTAGCGAAAGGTGTACCTTACCTTACCGGTGTATCTCAACAGGTAGGCGATACTAAATATGTAGATACAAATGGTGATGGTGCGATCACCACTGCTGATAAACATTACTTAGGCAGTGCGCAGCCTAAATTTACCTTCGGCCTCTCCAATACCCTTGCTTACAAAGGGTTTGACCTGTCCGTTTTCTTCCAGGGTTCTTATGGTAATAAGATCTTCAACTTCCTCCAGCAAAAACTGGAAATACCTACACTATCCCTCAACGCCTCTGCCACTTTGCTGGATAGATACAGTGCAACCAATCCAAATGGTAAAGTTGCGAAAGCCACCAACGCGCCTGTAGCACAGGTGACCGACAGGTATGTAGAAGATGGATCTTACGTAAAACTCAAAACACTTTCTTTAGGCTACTCCATCCCCCGCGATGTGATCCGCCCGTTACATATCAGTCAGCTCAGGGTGTATGTCTCTGCCCAGAACATATGGACATGGACCAAATACACCGGCCTCGATCCCGAAGTCAATTTCTTTGATAGTGACAATACCAAGCAGGGTATTGACTACGGCGCCTATCCCAGCACAAAAGGTTTCCTCGCTGGTCTGAATCTGACATTCTAA